The following are from one region of the Moritella sp. 24 genome:
- a CDS encoding cache domain-containing protein, whose translation MTKSVNFKILRLVKILPPSIVILFAVLVNIIVINNNKTKLTNDIKTLRQDFIATEKELVRSQVKQLVQQITYEKSNTKSLLKSNIKSRVEQAHRIATTIYEANKDKSEAQVTRLISNALRSIRFNQGRGYYFIYKTNGLNVMHPTLPNFEGTSKWDIQDERDNYIIRDIANVIKTKGEGFTRWWFVKPQDNNQEFEKIGFSKHFAPYDWFIGTGEYVVDVENDIKQRLLKRISQMNYGTNRYIFVIDYQGNYLSHYTKSPQENNHQSLTTKRIIDVAKQGENYLHYTSSVMPSSSKPADKISYIVGLQNWEWAVGSGVYISEIERYLTAREKGISLQNKKDLTEILWLSLFATFFFVTLSLVLANYLARRFALYETQIKTDFSKLNQVKEQLQHQALHDSLTQLPNRALLDIQIEKGINLSKKKNKKLAVMFVDLDDFKKINDMYGHSIGDSLLATLGNIFHNILSPKDSVARFGGDEFIFCFPELDSQVDAEQKVENIQAIFKQNFIINGKSIHSSCSIGVAMYPDDGEKSEQLISKADIVLYKSKSSQKGNFLFFNESINTQVQRDLLLESELHSAVANNELNVLYQPQINVATGQIYGVEALVRWHNAKLGHVSPVEFIQVAEDIGLINEIGRFVIERSLHDIVQFNHHSAIQLQLSINISPKQLMEPDFLNQLINITDDVDLDNSLITLEITENVLINDLAKVQPILQSIRRCGFKLSLDDFGTGYSSLSYLSNLPINEIKIDRSFIDKFLTNDQSESLVKTIIAIGQLSDLTVIAEGVETKEQYERLRHYRCDLVQGYYFDRPLALTDLISRYPLNQVSHGAESAVTETE comes from the coding sequence ATGACAAAAAGCGTTAACTTTAAGATACTGAGGTTGGTCAAAATACTTCCCCCTAGTATCGTTATTTTGTTTGCAGTGTTGGTTAACATCATTGTAATAAACAACAATAAAACAAAGTTAACTAATGATATAAAAACGCTTCGTCAAGATTTCATAGCAACAGAAAAAGAACTCGTAAGATCACAGGTTAAACAGCTTGTGCAACAAATTACTTATGAAAAAAGTAATACAAAGTCCCTATTAAAAAGCAATATTAAATCCCGTGTCGAGCAAGCCCACCGTATTGCGACAACTATCTACGAAGCCAATAAAGATAAATCAGAAGCCCAAGTAACTAGGTTAATTTCCAATGCTTTGAGAAGTATTCGCTTTAACCAAGGGCGTGGTTATTATTTCATTTATAAAACGAATGGTTTGAATGTCATGCACCCCACCCTGCCAAATTTCGAGGGCACCTCGAAGTGGGATATCCAAGATGAAAGGGACAATTATATTATTCGGGATATAGCCAACGTAATAAAAACCAAAGGCGAAGGTTTTACTCGGTGGTGGTTTGTGAAACCACAAGATAACAATCAAGAGTTTGAAAAAATTGGCTTCAGTAAACACTTTGCGCCTTATGATTGGTTTATAGGCACGGGTGAGTATGTGGTCGATGTTGAAAATGATATTAAACAACGTCTATTAAAACGTATTTCACAGATGAATTATGGCACTAACCGTTATATCTTTGTTATCGATTATCAGGGCAACTATTTATCTCATTACACTAAAAGCCCACAAGAAAACAACCATCAATCACTTACAACAAAAAGAATTATAGATGTAGCTAAACAGGGAGAAAACTACCTGCATTATACTAGCTCTGTAATGCCAAGTAGCTCAAAACCAGCCGATAAAATTAGTTACATTGTCGGTTTACAAAACTGGGAATGGGCAGTCGGTTCTGGGGTATATATTAGCGAAATTGAACGCTATCTTACAGCGCGTGAAAAAGGGATTAGTCTACAAAATAAAAAGGACCTAACCGAAATTTTGTGGTTAAGTTTATTCGCTACCTTTTTCTTTGTCACTTTATCGCTTGTCTTAGCTAACTATTTAGCTCGCCGCTTTGCCTTATATGAAACTCAAATAAAGACCGATTTTTCTAAATTAAACCAAGTTAAAGAACAACTACAACACCAAGCATTACACGATTCCTTAACTCAATTACCGAACCGCGCATTACTCGATATCCAAATAGAAAAAGGGATTAATCTATCTAAGAAAAAGAATAAAAAATTAGCGGTTATGTTTGTCGACCTCGATGATTTTAAAAAGATAAATGATATGTATGGGCACTCTATCGGAGATAGTTTACTCGCGACCCTAGGCAATATATTCCATAACATATTATCACCTAAAGATAGTGTGGCTCGTTTTGGTGGTGATGAGTTTATCTTCTGCTTCCCAGAGCTAGACAGCCAAGTCGATGCAGAGCAAAAAGTGGAGAACATACAGGCGATCTTTAAACAAAACTTTATCATTAATGGAAAATCAATTCATTCAAGTTGCAGTATCGGGGTTGCGATGTACCCAGATGATGGCGAGAAAAGCGAACAACTGATTAGTAAAGCCGATATTGTTTTATATAAATCGAAATCGTCTCAAAAAGGTAATTTTTTATTCTTTAATGAAAGTATCAATACCCAAGTACAGCGCGATCTATTGCTTGAATCTGAATTGCATTCAGCTGTCGCAAACAATGAATTGAATGTGCTTTATCAGCCGCAAATTAATGTAGCAACAGGGCAAATCTACGGTGTTGAGGCATTAGTTCGTTGGCATAATGCCAAGTTGGGCCATGTATCCCCTGTCGAGTTTATTCAAGTTGCTGAAGATATTGGCCTTATCAATGAAATAGGCCGCTTTGTTATTGAAAGATCGTTACATGATATTGTGCAATTTAATCACCACAGTGCCATTCAGCTACAACTATCAATTAATATTTCACCCAAACAACTGATGGAACCTGACTTTCTTAATCAGTTAATCAATATCACTGATGATGTGGATCTTGATAACAGCCTTATTACCTTAGAAATAACAGAAAACGTACTCATTAATGATTTAGCTAAAGTGCAGCCCATTTTGCAATCGATTAGAAGGTGCGGGTTTAAACTATCACTTGATGATTTTGGTACTGGATACTCATCGCTGAGCTATTTAAGCAATCTACCAATCAATGAAATAAAAATTGACCGTTCATTTATCGATAAATTTTTAACGAACGATCAAAGTGAATCCTTAGTTAAAACAATTATCGCCATTGGCCAACTTAGTGATTTGACTGTTATTGCTGAAGGAGTCGAAACCAAAGAGCAGTATGAGCGTCTTCGCCATTACCGTTGTGATTTAGTCCAAGGCTATTATTTTGACCGACCACTGGCGCTAACAGACCTCATATCAAGGTATCCGTTGAACCAAGTTAGTCATGGCGCAGAGTCTGCTGTTACCGAGACCGAATAG
- the nhaD gene encoding sodium:proton antiporter NhaD — translation MAMKLILVILFGLAPATFAFASGGEEIVDLTASNIGYFAIIIFTCAYLLVMAEEHLHLRKSKPVLVAAGVIWALIGWHYANLGMSDIAEAAFRHNLLEYAELLLFLLVAMTYINAMEERQLFDALRSWMLSKGLDLRGLFWLTGILAFFISPIADNLTTALLMCAVVLKVAGENKKFINLACINIVVAANAGGAFSPFGDITTLMVWQKGMVEFNEFAALFLPSVVNFIIPAAIMTLFIPKGEKLSGVQETVITKRGAKRIVLLFLLTVASAVAAHSLLHMPPVLGMMTGLGYLQFFGYFLRKTLPISLERKRAKAELAQDEKALQQLGGVVPFDVFNKVAKAEWDTLLFFYGVIMCVGGLGFMGYLSLASGIMYGTWDTTMANVAVGVLSAIVDNIPVMFAVLSMEPDMSLGQWLLVTLTAGVGGSLLSIGSAAGVALMGQARGLYTFAGHLRWAPVIALGYIASILCHLWLNGNLF, via the coding sequence ATGGCAATGAAGCTTATTTTAGTTATTTTGTTTGGATTAGCACCTGCAACGTTTGCGTTTGCATCTGGTGGTGAGGAGATCGTTGATCTTACTGCGTCCAATATAGGCTATTTTGCTATTATCATTTTTACCTGCGCATATTTGTTGGTAATGGCGGAAGAGCATTTACATTTACGAAAATCAAAACCTGTGCTGGTGGCAGCGGGTGTTATTTGGGCGCTTATCGGTTGGCATTACGCTAACTTAGGTATGTCTGATATTGCCGAAGCTGCGTTTAGACACAACTTGTTAGAATATGCCGAACTCTTGTTGTTCTTACTGGTCGCGATGACTTATATCAACGCGATGGAAGAGCGTCAGTTGTTTGATGCATTACGCAGTTGGATGTTAAGTAAGGGTCTTGATTTAAGGGGATTGTTTTGGTTAACCGGTATTCTGGCATTCTTTATTTCACCGATTGCAGATAACTTAACCACGGCACTGCTTATGTGTGCAGTGGTACTAAAAGTGGCAGGTGAAAATAAAAAGTTCATCAACCTTGCTTGTATTAATATCGTGGTTGCCGCCAATGCGGGTGGTGCGTTCAGTCCGTTTGGTGACATTACAACGTTAATGGTTTGGCAGAAAGGCATGGTTGAGTTCAATGAATTCGCTGCGTTATTCTTACCATCTGTAGTGAATTTCATTATTCCTGCTGCGATCATGACATTATTTATTCCTAAAGGTGAAAAACTATCAGGCGTACAGGAAACGGTTATCACTAAACGTGGTGCTAAGCGTATTGTCTTGTTATTCCTACTGACAGTTGCCTCTGCCGTAGCCGCTCACAGCCTATTACACATGCCACCAGTACTGGGTATGATGACAGGTTTGGGTTATCTGCAATTCTTTGGTTACTTCTTACGTAAAACCCTGCCAATTTCGTTAGAGCGTAAGCGTGCGAAAGCTGAGCTTGCTCAGGACGAAAAAGCCTTGCAACAGCTTGGTGGTGTGGTGCCATTTGACGTATTTAATAAAGTAGCAAAAGCGGAGTGGGATACTCTGTTATTCTTCTACGGTGTGATCATGTGTGTGGGTGGTTTAGGCTTTATGGGTTACCTAAGTCTGGCATCGGGCATCATGTACGGCACGTGGGATACCACAATGGCAAACGTTGCGGTGGGTGTATTGTCTGCGATTGTTGATAATATTCCGGTGATGTTTGCGGTATTAAGCATGGAACCTGATATGTCGTTAGGACAATGGTTACTTGTTACCTTAACAGCGGGAGTGGGCGGTAGTTTGTTATCTATCGGTTCAGCTGCGGGTGTCGCACTAATGGGCCAAGCACGTGGTCTGTACACGTTTGCTGGTCACTTACGTTGGGCGCCAGTAATCGCATTAGGTTATATCGCTTCAATTCTTTGCCATTTATGGCTGAACGGTAATTTGTTTTAA
- a CDS encoding MFS transporter produces MITTLKPFILLLISGFLLMLGYGLSNILLPVRMQNDGISVDNIGIILSMLSVGFLLGAIYSRTLLQRVGHIRIFAMCGSLTSVAILLSGLYPEPLVLALMRMLTGFCMACANATLDSWLSHSATEESRGRILSINQMVIMSALFSGQFLLNIAPITDVTLFVISGILFSLSITPMVISKHQGPQIEDSQSMSLMTILKLSPLGVICCFYGGFLYAGLLNMLPIFANDNGIHGFSLSIFMGASIFGAIIFQYPIAYLSDRFDRRKTMIFMVLIIAALSLLVPHLISTSQFNLSLLTIAIIMGLTACLYPMSMSETFDKVLREQILAAMGALLLIYALGSILGPNLASIAMNLFGSAALFSFMSLTAISLLGFILGNMIKQTALPRDEQENFIMQTPSGVVSELDPRTQYAHPSFEQTSEVEVAISLAANNPAAAVNMAKTLAMRDPNDASNLAAALSTIEEIDISRLYRAITAAAPEMSIHIAEALTNASPEQAEELVDWITTERPDQFTNIIVAIANSMPDNGIDMMEIAAENMVDDHQDELLEMTDQYMISLSDSLDDMRPVDRTAAASEQTATELYNRLTDVSPTQSADFALAVSEALPESSNVVAEAYVSNLIESEEATPGDATANIESAVNEYVSQLAESIPEYAVDIASTMIDSVPDIASDMVEILQDSDVFDDSDLSTSIKDKPEHDELEEQLQYAVQTQSDEIDKN; encoded by the coding sequence GTGATAACGACCCTTAAACCATTTATATTGCTGCTAATCAGTGGATTTTTACTCATGCTAGGTTATGGCCTGAGTAATATTTTATTGCCTGTTCGTATGCAAAATGACGGTATCAGCGTCGATAACATTGGTATTATCTTATCTATGCTATCAGTTGGTTTCTTACTGGGTGCGATCTATAGTCGAACGCTGTTACAACGGGTTGGTCATATTCGCATATTTGCCATGTGCGGCAGCTTAACCTCGGTGGCTATTTTACTTTCAGGACTCTATCCTGAACCATTGGTATTAGCATTAATGCGGATGTTAACTGGTTTTTGTATGGCCTGTGCCAATGCGACGCTCGATAGCTGGCTTAGTCACAGCGCCACTGAAGAAAGTCGAGGACGCATACTATCGATTAACCAAATGGTGATCATGTCTGCACTTTTTTCAGGCCAATTTTTATTAAATATCGCGCCGATAACCGACGTCACCTTGTTCGTTATCTCAGGTATTTTATTCAGTCTTTCTATCACCCCAATGGTGATCAGCAAGCATCAAGGTCCACAGATTGAAGACAGCCAATCCATGTCCTTAATGACCATTTTAAAACTGTCGCCACTGGGAGTGATCTGCTGTTTCTATGGTGGTTTTCTTTATGCGGGCTTGCTCAACATGCTGCCAATTTTTGCCAATGATAACGGCATCCACGGCTTCAGTCTCTCCATCTTTATGGGCGCATCCATTTTTGGCGCTATCATCTTTCAATACCCGATAGCTTATTTATCCGACCGCTTTGACCGTCGTAAAACAATGATATTTATGGTCCTCATCATTGCGGCATTATCTTTATTAGTACCCCACTTGATCAGTACATCACAGTTTAATCTTTCGCTATTAACCATTGCGATCATCATGGGGTTAACAGCTTGCCTCTACCCAATGAGCATGTCAGAAACCTTTGATAAAGTGTTAAGAGAACAGATCTTAGCGGCAATGGGAGCCCTACTACTGATTTATGCACTGGGGAGTATTCTCGGACCCAATCTCGCGTCTATCGCCATGAACTTATTTGGCAGTGCAGCCTTATTTTCCTTTATGAGCCTAACAGCGATTAGCTTGCTGGGATTTATTCTCGGGAATATGATTAAACAGACCGCATTACCACGGGATGAACAAGAAAATTTCATCATGCAAACCCCATCAGGCGTAGTATCAGAGCTGGATCCTCGTACTCAGTATGCGCACCCTTCTTTTGAACAAACGTCAGAAGTCGAAGTGGCGATTAGCTTAGCGGCGAACAATCCTGCCGCTGCGGTAAACATGGCAAAAACCCTCGCTATGCGCGATCCTAATGATGCCTCAAATTTAGCCGCGGCATTGAGTACAATTGAGGAAATTGATATCAGTCGTCTGTATCGCGCTATCACAGCAGCCGCTCCAGAGATGAGTATTCATATTGCCGAAGCGTTAACAAATGCCTCACCAGAACAGGCCGAAGAATTAGTCGACTGGATCACCACCGAACGTCCTGATCAGTTTACAAATATTATTGTTGCTATCGCCAACTCGATGCCAGACAACGGTATTGATATGATGGAAATCGCGGCTGAAAACATGGTTGACGATCACCAAGACGAATTACTCGAAATGACCGACCAGTACATGATCAGTCTTTCTGATTCATTAGATGATATGCGTCCTGTCGATCGTACCGCAGCGGCTTCTGAACAAACTGCAACAGAGCTATATAATCGTTTAACCGATGTCTCTCCGACCCAGTCAGCCGACTTCGCCTTGGCAGTATCTGAAGCGTTACCAGAGTCATCAAATGTGGTCGCAGAAGCCTACGTCAGCAACCTAATTGAAAGTGAAGAAGCAACACCGGGTGATGCCACTGCCAACATTGAAAGCGCGGTGAATGAATATGTGAGTCAATTAGCTGAAAGTATTCCTGAATATGCAGTAGATATTGCTAGTACCATGATTGATTCTGTGCCTGATATTGCTTCGGACATGGTTGAAATATTGCAAGATTCAGACGTATTTGATGACAGTGACTTAAGTACCTCAATTAAAGATAAACCAGAACATGATGAGCTAGAAGAACAACTGCAATACGCGGTACAAACGCAATCAGATGAGATTGATAAGAATTGA